The Vannielia litorea genome segment GCGTCGATCATCTCGGGCGTGGTGAGCCAGCCGTGGGTGCCGACGACCTCCTGCGTCATGTAGGCCAGCACGGCGTAGGCGCCGCCGAAGGTGACGACGGCGAGCTTGGAGAAGAACAGGCCGAGCTGGGTGAGCAGGTCGGAGTGTGTGAGGAGGGCGAAGGGGGCGGCCCAGAAGGTGAGGAAAATGACCACGGTCAGCGCGGTGCGGCGGGCGGTGCCCGGCGGGAGGAGCGGCGCGGGGGTATCCGCGCGGGTGGTGCTGCGGAAGGCGCCCCAGAGCGCAGCCCCGGCGATGATGAGCGGGAAGGGCAGGCGGAGCGCGTAGATGGCGAGGAAAGCGAGGGCGGCCAGCGCCGCGCCCTCGGCCATGTATCCCGGCCCGAAGGCGCGTTTGGCGACCTTGATGAGGGCCTGCACAACGATCACCACCACTGCGGCCTGGATGCCGAGAAAGAGGCTTTGAACGAGCGGGACTTGCCCCCAGGTGGCATAGGCCAAGGCAAGGGCCAGCACCACCAGCGCGCCGGGCAGCACGAAGAGCGTGCCTGCGATCAGCCCGCCGAGGACGCCCCGCAGCCGCCAGCCCGCGTAGGTGCAGAGCTGCATCGCCTCAGGGCCGGGGAGCATCATGCAGAAGGAGAGGGCAGAGAGGTATTGCTTTTCGGTCAGCCAAGCCCGGCGCTCGACCAGCTCTTCATGCATCAGCGCGATCTGCGCCGCCGGGCCGCCGAAGGAGAGGACGCCGATGCGGGCGAAGGTGCGGGTGAGGGTGGAGAGGGGGACGGTCATGGCAGGGGCATGACGGGGGAATGTGACGGGGAAGTAAAGTGCAGAGGCGCTCATTGCTGGCCGAAGGACTTTGCGAAGATGCCTCAGTCGTTTGCAACAGTGATCAAGACAAATCCAAGTACAAATGAGTAGACCGCAACGTTTGCATCCAACACTGCACGCACGATTTTGCGTAGCCCAAGCCCCTCAACGAAAGTCGGCCCGTACAATCTGCATTCCTCCACAGGCTCATCACAGAACGTCTCACCAAAGATAGCGAAACCATCAAACTCTGGAAACTCAGCGAACTGCAACCAGTGGATACAATACCAAGCCAATAGGCCAAGTGTTCCAAGGATACAGCAGATGCCAGCGATTCCGATCAGTAGCCTCATCTCACACCCCAAAACTGAGTAATCTGTTTTGCCACGTGAGAAAATGAGACGGGTGGAGCCGTGTCAATGTCAGCGTGCGGGCGATGGCTGGAGAGAAATAAAGTGCAGGCTTCTGTTGCCAGGTGCCTGCGAACCCCGCCTTACCTGGCTAGAGGCAAGGACTTAAGATTTCGATCTTTCGCGCTGCTTAAGCAGCGAGAGCGACCGGAGCACGATTGTCGTTGGCAATTATGCTTAACGGACCGATATCGGTGGTACCTCACCGAGACAAAGCAAACCCCTTTAGACGTTCGTCGATCCTGTTTCGGCCCCATGATCCCCCAACGAGAGAGTTTTGGTGGAGCCGCCGGGTACCGCCCCCGGGTCCGATCCGATTATTACGAGCGCGTTTATGTCCATAGTCCCGTTGCCGGAACGCTCCAGATATAGGCCCGGGGGTCGGGCATTTCAAGGCGCTTTGCGGATCGGGCGGCTGCGGGTAAGGTCGGGGCATTGTCAATTTGATCCAAGTTTTTCAGGGGAGTTACCAGATGAAAAACCCTTTTGTTCTCAGCGCTTTCGCGGTTGTTCTTGCCGCGCCTGCATGGGCGGAGAGCGAGGCGCCGGGCTGTTCGGACTATAGCGAGGACAAGGCGGCGTGGAGCTGCTTTTGCGCGGCCGATGCGCCCACAGGTTCGGTCTGGGGTTCGGGGCCTTACACGGCTGACAGCAACGTCTGCGCTGCGGCCCGCCACGCGGGGGTGATCGGGCCGGAGGGCGGCATGGTTGCGCTGGAAACGGTCGATGGGCAGGCGAGCTACAGCGGCTCGGAGGCCAACGGGGTGGTGACGCGCGACTGGGGCAGCTTCGGCAAATCCATCGCCTTCCCGCCGCCTGCCGCCAGCTCGGACCTTGCGCAATGCGGGCGCTTTCCGAGCGGCACGGAGAGCCACGCCTGCTTCTGCCCGGCGGATGCCAGCAAGCAGCGCGATGTTTGGGGCTCGGGGCCCTACACCGGCGACAGCGACATCTGCGCGGCGGCCTTCCATGCGGGCGCGATCGACGCCGGGGGCGGCGAAGTGAGCGTGCTGCGCGTGCCGGGGCTGAAGGCCTACAGCGCCAGCGAGGTGGGCGGCGTGGCCACCGGCGACTGGGGCGGATACGACTTTTCGATCGTCTTCAACCGCAACTGACCCCGCGACATTCTGGCCCCTGACGGAGGCCCCGTCGGGGGCTAGATTTGCGCCATGCTCAGTTATTTCTCCTCTCGCAAGCGTTTCTCGGACCTGACCGAGCAGGAGGTGCTGGCGCTCGCGATCTCTTCGGAGGAGGACGATGCGCGGATTTACCGGGGCTTTGCCGAGCGGCTGCGCGCGGAGTTTCCGGGTACGGCTAAGATGTTTGAAGAGATGGCGCGGGAGGAAGACGGCCACCGGCGCAGGCTCATCGAGCGGCATCAGGCGCGGTTCGGCGAGGTGATTCCGCTGATCCGGCGCGAGCATGTGAGCGGCTATTACGCCCGCCGC includes the following:
- the chrA gene encoding chromate efflux transporter, which encodes MTVPLSTLTRTFARIGVLSFGGPAAQIALMHEELVERRAWLTEKQYLSALSFCMMLPGPEAMQLCTYAGWRLRGVLGGLIAGTLFVLPGALVVLALALAYATWGQVPLVQSLFLGIQAAVVVIVVQALIKVAKRAFGPGYMAEGAALAALAFLAIYALRLPFPLIIAGAALWGAFRSTTRADTPAPLLPPGTARRTALTVVIFLTFWAAPFALLTHSDLLTQLGLFFSKLAVVTFGGAYAVLAYMTQEVVGTHGWLTTPEMIDALGLAETTPGPLILVTEFVATLAGAKVSTANALAAAALTLWVTFIPCFLWIFAGAPYLEWLTHQPRLSGALRAITAAVVGVIANLSLWFALHVLFAEVHTTGPALPVLSTAQPLAFALTALAALLLLALRLGMATTLALMALAGLATSLLG
- a CDS encoding LCCL domain-containing protein; the encoded protein is MKNPFVLSAFAVVLAAPAWAESEAPGCSDYSEDKAAWSCFCAADAPTGSVWGSGPYTADSNVCAAARHAGVIGPEGGMVALETVDGQASYSGSEANGVVTRDWGSFGKSIAFPPPAASSDLAQCGRFPSGTESHACFCPADASKQRDVWGSGPYTGDSDICAAAFHAGAIDAGGGEVSVLRVPGLKAYSASEVGGVATGDWGGYDFSIVFNRN